From the genome of Seriola aureovittata isolate HTS-2021-v1 ecotype China chromosome 6, ASM2101889v1, whole genome shotgun sequence, one region includes:
- the cbarpb gene encoding voltage-dependent calcium channel beta subunit-associated regulatory protein, whose protein sequence is MSNESTVWNILPKNSTEIPFEVEEQQDGYVLLLVILSIFLVGTLIFIPVLFIACRRCCRGGQCYDRSNDDPEKTNTIYVEESQPTHEITIRVDESDCLSMASSHDQETERFLSTGTTGRRVSFNEAALFDHGKKAQEKGRRYTLTEGDFHHLKNARLTHLHIPPPALKIVTIHECDSVENTITMTTRPVAKSALSIFQPMLCPLPQTALTSLSVNPSCALPGDALNSVVDTSFSENTIVLSTKEPSSSSIEMMGAGPRGRGSSVSVGEGASVGSSAPPAGGSGGSQGPMLQFFTKLRRHASLEGASPYFKIKKWKLDSSQRASSLDTRGSPKRRQFQRQRAASESMDQDDNDAHHIDLIQYIARTQDVTYCPSQPTTRLLSPPSTPPPSLGRVEVEVMVEPRCSHGGPGVIGLSPDPQDEALSLARREHADPLDPLDPQDPQSLYKDIWTLRASLEQYAASDQSSNNDRNSVCSDADSVCSLGGRTEMEKGGLPSYPSQDLGDEAEGGEDDKGFLLYMDERLEMKEGKKRKQESTESERGGSEGETGTRKLLQMDSGYASIEAPSRGPEDLRLFGSSSINGSPKDRTAHEKRHHFTNAGRSGTIGDSFESHLFEEEPEDELLLGASGGVSIETGAGSLSWFPYGQMLTPRDAAQPAPQPPTLHRRDYSIDEKTDALFHEFLRHDPQFDQQESPLRKHRSRIHLRKQWQRHKQWSDPGVRHFHSSFERQRTPLRRGDSVNYPLDTSYHSTLPRIVSAPDEETSDGTGSTPDTPKEQTTAIEDEGKNRKQGITVRDTEDHTPSSPPPPHPSISEKDEGLSDHPDLQEDSKQSGLPPEPPDERSPPQLPDSSGYGPQTITAELTDKLTVNLDERLYTGLRRTRDTATECVTVTATHASPDHSPV, encoded by the exons ATGAGCAATGAGTCTACCGTCTGGAACATCCTACCAAAAAACTCCACA GAGATCCCATTTGAGGTCGAGGAGCAGCAAGATGGCTATGTGCTCCTCCTGGTgatcctctccatcttcctggTAGGAACACTGATCTTCATCCCTGTCCTCTTCATCGCCTGCCGTCGCTGCTGTCGAGGAGGGCAATGCTATGACAG GTCCAACGATGACCCTGAGAAAACCAACACCATCTATGTGGAGGAGTCTCAGCCCACCCATG AAATCACCATCAGGGTGGATGAGTCAGACTGCCTGTCAATGGCCAGCTCTCACGACCAAGAGACAGAGCGATTCCTCTCCACAGGCACCACAGGCCGTCGTGTCTCCTTCAATGAGGCTGCACTCTTCGATCATGGAAAGAAGGCCCAGGAGAAGGGCCGCAG GTACACTCTGACCGAGGGTGACTTTCACCACCTGAAGAATGCCCGCCTCACACACCTCCACATCCCTCCCCCGGCCCTCAAGATAGTCACCATCCACGAGTGCGACTCAGTCGAGAACaccatcaccatgacaacacgCCCTGTCGCTAAGTCAGCACTTTCCATCTTCCAG CCAATGTTGTGCCCCCTTCCACAAACAGCATTGACCAGCCTGAGTGTCAATCCCAGCTGTGCCCTCCCTGGAGATGCTCTCAACTCTGTGGTGGACACCAGCTTCAGCGAGAACACTATCGTGCTCAGCACTAAAGAGCCTAGCTCCAGCTCT ATTGAGATGATGGGAGCTGGGCCCCGGGGCAGAGGCAGCAGCGTCAGTGTTGGAGAAGGGGCCTCGGTGGGTAGCAGTGCCCCTCCTGCTGGCGGCAGTGGAGGAAGCCAGGGGCCCATGCTACAATTCTTCACTAAACTGCGGCGCCATGCTAGTCTGGAAGGGGCAAGTCCCTACTTTAAGATCAAGAAATGGAAGCTGGACAGCAGCCAGAGAGCCTCGAGTCTGGACACCAGAG GCTCTCCGAAGAGAAGACAGTTCCAGCGCCAGCGAGCCGCCAGCGAGAGCATGGACCAGGACGACAATGACGCACACCACATAGACCTCATCCAGTACATCGCCCGCACCCAGGACGTCACCTACTGTCCCAGCCAGCCCACTACACgcctcctctcacctccttctacaccacccccctccctcgGCAG GGTAGAGGTAGAGGTGATGGTGGAGCCCCGCTGCAGCCATGGAGGACCAGGGGTGATTGGCCTATCCCCTGATCCCCAAGACGAAGCACTAAGCCTGGCAAGAAGGGAACATGCCGACCCCTTGGACCCCTTAGATCCCCAGGACCCCCAGTCACTTTACAAAGACATCTGGACCCTTCGTGCATCACTTGAACAGTACGCCGCCTCTGATCAGAGCAGCAACAATGACAGGAACTCTGTCTGCAGTGatgctgacagtgtgtgttcGCTGGGTGGACGCACAGAGATGGAAAAGGGAGGACTACCCAGCTACCCATCGCAGGATTTAGGGGATGAGGCAGAGGGTGGAGAGGATGACAAGGGCTTTTTGTTGTATATGGATGAGAGGTTGGagatgaaggagggaaaaaagaggaaacaggaaagcACAGAATCAGAGCGAGGGGGCAGCGAAGGAGAAACAGGGACTCGTAAACTGCTACAGATGGACAGCGGCTATGCATCGATAGAGGCTCCATCTCGAGGTCCAGAAGACCTGCGACTCTTtgggagcagcagcatcaacgGCAGCCCTAAGGACAGGACAGCCCACGAGAAAAGACACCACTTCACCAACGCAGGGCGAAGTGGAACTATTGGTGACAGCTTTGAGTCTCATCTCTTTGAGGAGGAGCCAGAAGATGAGTTGTTGTTGGGTGCCAGTGGAGGAGTTTCCATAGAAACAGGTGCTGGTTCACTGAGTTGGTTCCCATATGGTCAGATGCTCACACCTCGAGATGCTGCGCAACCTGCACCTCAACCACCAACCCTGCACCGACGAGACTACAGTATAGACGAGAAGACGGACGCATTATTCCATGAGTTTCTCCGCCATGACCCTCAGTTTGATCAGCAGGAGTCGCCGCTAAGGAAACACCGGTCCCGAATCCACCTCCGCAAGCAGTGGCAGCGGCACAAGCAGTGGAGCGACCCTGGTGTCAGACacttccactcctcctttgagaGACAGCGGACCCCACTGCGGAGGGGTGACAGTGTAAACTACCCACTGGACACAAGTTACCACAGCACTCTGCCCCGCATCGTCAGCGCTCCTGACGAGGAGACCAGCGATGGGACCGGCAGCACTCCTGACACTCCAAAGGAACAGACTACGGCCATTGAGGATGAGGGCAAGAATAGGAAGCAGGGCATCACTGTCAGGGACACTGAGGACCACaccccctcttctcctccacctcctcatccctccattTCAGAGAAAGATGAAGGGCTGAGTGACCACCCTGACCTTCAGGAGGACAGCAAACAGTCAGGACTCCCTCCCGAGCCTCCGGACGAGCGCTCGCCCCCTCAGCTGCCCGACTCCTCAGGCTACGGCCCGCAAACCATCACAGCAGAGCTCACAGACAAACTGACTGTTAACCTGGATGAGAGACTGTACACGGGCCTTCGCAGGACCAGAGACACAGCCACTGAGTGTGTGACGGTGACGGCCACACATGCTTCTCCAGACCACAGCCCAGTGTAG